The stretch of DNA AAAACTATTGATGCAAAGTTTAAAAACGGAAATTTAAGTGCGATCGTTACCACCAATGGAAAAACTTCGCGCATTGAAAAAAAAGTTCCTAAGGGAACTTTCCTTTCCACGTTCTTAGTTTACCTAATGCTAAAAAGTAAAGACGGCCTGAAATCAGAAACAAACTATGAATATCAGGCTATCGCCGAAGAAGACGGCGGCATCTACAAAGGCCAAGCCCTTGTTGGTAAAGAAGAAATGTTTAACGGATTTAAGGTTTTTAAAATCTTAAACACGTATAAAGACAGCAAATTCTTAAGTTACGTGAACGAGCGTGGCGAAGTCTTAGGAACAAATGCCTTAGGCCAAGCTATTTCCACAGAACTTGTTGGCAAAGCGGGCGACGCCACCGCAAATCAGTCTGTAAGTGCAAACCTTTTAAAGACTTTATTTGGAGCCACACCGGCAGGCGAAGCCAATGTTATTTTTAGAGCCAAAAAGCTCAACGACGCTGAAGCACAAGCAGCCCCGGCAACAAAACAACTTGGAGTGCCGCAAGGAACCCCTGGACAAAATATTCAGATCAAAGCTCAACCAGGACAATCCGAAGAACCGAGCAAAGGAAAAGGCCGATGAGTATCAAGCACGTTATCGGGCAGCATTTTTTTATTGGCATCTCAGGTCACGCTCTGACGACTGATGAAAAGAAATTTATTGTTGAAAACAATATTGGTGGCATCTGTCTTTTTGGTCGCAACGTGGCAGATCCAAAACAAGTTCATGACTTGTGTGCAGAAATTCAATCACTCCGTCATCGTCAAGCTGACAAGGTTCCATTATTTATTGGTATCGATATGGAAGGTGGCCGGGTTCATCGCCTAAAGGCCCCTTTCACTGTTTGGCCACCGGCTAAAAAACTTGGCGACCTTGATGCGCCCACAGTTTCTTTTCATTTTGCAAATCGCATGGGCCAAGAATTAAAGGCCGTGGGGATTAATTTAGATTTTGCCCCTTGCGTGGATGTATTCACGAATCCAGAAAATAAGGTCATCGGTGATCGTTCATTAAGTTCAGATCCCGAAATCGTAGCAAAACATGCTTCGGCCCTGGTTCGTGGATACATCAAATCAGGCATCGTCACTTGCGCTAAACATTTCCCAGGCCACGGCAACACCTTGATTGATAGCCATGAAGACTTGCCAGTTGAAAATTCCGATATGGCAAGACTTGAAGAAGTCGAACTTATTCCCTTCCGTCGCACGATCAAAGCACGTGTTGATATGATCATGACTTCGCATATTAAGTTTCCGACGATCGATCCTGATTGGCCGGTGACCTTATCAGAAATCTTCGTCACTAAAATGATCCGTGAAGAGTTGCGTTATCGCGGCCTCATCGTCACAGATGACTTA from Bdellovibrio bacteriovorus encodes:
- the nagZ gene encoding beta-N-acetylhexosaminidase, whose amino-acid sequence is MSIKHVIGQHFFIGISGHALTTDEKKFIVENNIGGICLFGRNVADPKQVHDLCAEIQSLRHRQADKVPLFIGIDMEGGRVHRLKAPFTVWPPAKKLGDLDAPTVSFHFANRMGQELKAVGINLDFAPCVDVFTNPENKVIGDRSLSSDPEIVAKHASALVRGYIKSGIVTCAKHFPGHGNTLIDSHEDLPVENSDMARLEEVELIPFRRTIKARVDMIMTSHIKFPTIDPDWPVTLSEIFVTKMIREELRYRGLIVTDDLGMKAMTKHYGIDEVPVRALQAGVDMLLYCNDPEVPPQALEAVIGATAQGSLREENLKVSFNRIMDLKKQKLGNPDPLPMSEVLQIVGNAEHLKMASAISHGQIPEGLLPE